In Dolichospermum flos-aquae CCAP 1403/13F, the following proteins share a genomic window:
- a CDS encoding precorrin-8X methylmutase → MFDYIRDGNEIYRNSFAIIRSESNLERFPEDVAKVAVRMIHACGMTDIVNDLEYSSTAVEAGKKALIGGSLILCDSYMVAEGVTRKRLPKNNKVLCTLNDPEVPQLAKRLRNTRSAAALEFWRFHIEGAIVVIGNAPTALFRLLEMLDEGIPRPALILGFPVGFVGAVESKVALAADSRNVPFMTLHGRRGGSAIAAAAVNALASEEE, encoded by the coding sequence ATGTTTGATTACATCCGTGATGGTAACGAAATATATCGTAATTCCTTTGCAATTATTCGGTCAGAGTCCAATCTGGAAAGATTCCCTGAAGATGTAGCGAAAGTTGCTGTCCGCATGATTCACGCCTGTGGAATGACGGATATTGTCAATGACTTAGAATATTCATCTACAGCGGTAGAAGCCGGAAAAAAAGCCCTAATTGGTGGTTCACTGATTTTGTGTGATTCTTACATGGTAGCGGAAGGTGTTACCAGAAAAAGATTACCCAAGAATAATAAAGTTCTCTGTACACTCAATGATCCAGAAGTGCCACAATTAGCCAAAAGATTAAGAAATACCAGGTCAGCAGCGGCTTTAGAATTTTGGCGTTTCCATATAGAAGGGGCAATTGTGGTGATTGGGAATGCCCCCACAGCCCTATTTAGGCTATTGGAAATGCTGGACGAAGGTATCCCCAGACCGGCGTTAATATTGGGCTTTCCTGTTGGTTTCGTGGGTGCAGTCGAGTCAAAAGTCGCATTGGCCGCAGATAGCCGCAATGTCCCATTTATGACTTTACATGGTAGACGGGGCGGAAGTGCGATCGCTGCGGCTGCTGTTAACGCTTTAGCAAGTGAGGAAGAGTAA